In Acidovorax sp. GBBC 1281, a single window of DNA contains:
- a CDS encoding DMT family transporter yields the protein MTWIALGLLAGLVLGTYDFLTKLALKEKTVLEVVLWSSVLGALIWAPFFFLPAAWAGTLQPMGLYPAALTRAEQLALLPKSAMMVATWILSYYSVKSLPLSLSAGVRASGPLWTAVGAIVFLSEQLNWWQWMGLAVSMGSYYLFSLIGQKEGIRFQRNGWVLCMLAATLLSSANALYDKHILATLQLDLAAVQAYSAIQRGGMALLLLPWVFGAMECRSLLSRNWAVPAIAAAYILAEFIYLTAVQTEGALISVISVLRRTNLVMVFALSALFFAERFIRQKMLAISGVLVGIVLTIVH from the coding sequence ATGACATGGATTGCTTTGGGCCTGCTGGCCGGGTTGGTGCTGGGAACCTACGACTTTTTGACCAAACTCGCCCTCAAGGAAAAAACGGTCCTGGAGGTGGTGCTGTGGTCGTCCGTTCTCGGCGCGCTGATCTGGGCTCCGTTCTTTTTCCTGCCGGCCGCTTGGGCAGGCACGCTGCAACCCATGGGGTTGTACCCTGCCGCGTTGACCCGGGCCGAGCAGTTGGCCTTGCTGCCCAAATCCGCAATGATGGTGGCCACGTGGATTCTTTCGTACTACTCGGTCAAGTCCTTGCCGTTGTCGCTCTCCGCGGGCGTGCGCGCTTCTGGGCCGCTCTGGACGGCGGTGGGTGCCATCGTTTTTCTGTCCGAGCAACTCAACTGGTGGCAATGGATGGGGCTCGCAGTCTCCATGGGGTCCTACTACCTGTTCTCTTTGATCGGGCAAAAAGAGGGCATCCGGTTTCAGCGCAACGGGTGGGTGCTGTGCATGCTCGCGGCCACGTTGCTGTCTTCGGCCAACGCGCTTTACGACAAGCACATTCTGGCAACCCTGCAATTGGACTTGGCCGCCGTCCAGGCGTATTCGGCCATTCAGCGGGGCGGCATGGCGCTGCTGCTATTGCCCTGGGTTTTCGGGGCGATGGAATGCCGAAGCCTGCTGTCCCGAAATTGGGCGGTTCCTGCGATTGCCGCCGCGTACATATTGGCCGAGTTCATTTATCTCACGGCCGTGCAGACCGAGGGCGCTTTGATCTCGGTGATATCGGTGCTTCGGCGAACCAATCTCGTCATGGTGTTCGCGTTGAGCGCCCTGTTCTTCGCCGAGCGATTCATTCGGCAAAAAATGCTGGCAATTTCAGGCGTGTTGGTCGGCATCGTGCTGACCATCGTTCATTAG
- a CDS encoding carbohydrate kinase family protein, with translation MRVLTIGGATLDIVVAGVDAMRGTGAKHDVASVQWSSGGGAVNAALGFAAFHAQVTACCAVGADVEGRWLSDTLDRQGIAVERVQTIPGCPTGKAVIHLDPQGDATVFAQRGASTRLSLADASAMLMQAELVYVSALADAATDELSHALAGLPSRPFQLVINPGARSLRQSPDSLERLLQAADLVCLNAIEAQWLATHRGVTCTPEMDAHEAVALAAALVRRQGQGVLVTLGAGGAAFFDGRHGHHHPAEPTTVVSTLGAGDAYASAFAFHWFSGRGVRASLEAANRRAVEVLGVAAANLATLVM, from the coding sequence GTGCGTGTCCTGACGATTGGTGGTGCCACGCTCGACATCGTGGTTGCAGGGGTGGACGCGATGCGTGGCACCGGAGCCAAACACGATGTGGCCAGCGTGCAATGGTCCAGCGGGGGCGGCGCGGTGAACGCGGCGCTGGGATTTGCGGCCTTTCACGCACAGGTCACGGCCTGCTGCGCTGTCGGCGCGGATGTGGAAGGGCGATGGCTGAGCGACACGTTGGACCGGCAAGGCATCGCGGTGGAACGTGTGCAGACCATCCCCGGATGCCCCACGGGAAAGGCCGTGATCCACCTGGACCCGCAGGGCGATGCCACCGTGTTCGCGCAGCGCGGTGCCAGTACCCGGCTGTCGTTGGCGGATGCCTCTGCAATGCTCATGCAAGCCGAGCTTGTCTATGTGTCCGCGTTGGCCGATGCCGCCACCGACGAGTTGAGCCACGCGTTGGCGGGCCTGCCGTCCCGGCCTTTCCAACTGGTGATCAATCCGGGCGCACGTTCACTGCGCCAATCGCCCGACTCCTTGGAACGGTTGCTGCAAGCGGCTGACCTGGTCTGCCTGAACGCGATCGAAGCGCAGTGGCTGGCCACGCACAGAGGTGTGACCTGCACCCCGGAGATGGATGCCCACGAGGCCGTGGCGCTTGCCGCTGCATTGGTACGCCGCCAGGGGCAAGGGGTGCTGGTTACCCTCGGCGCTGGCGGTGCGGCGTTCTTCGATGGGCGGCACGGCCACCACCACCCTGCAGAGCCCACCACCGTCGTATCCACACTGGGTGCAGGGGACGCCTATGCGTCGGCGTTTGCCTTCCACTGGTTTTCGGGGCGTGGGGTCCGGGCCTCGCTGGAGGCGGCCAACCGCCGTGCGGTGGAAGTGCTT
- a CDS encoding SDR family NAD(P)-dependent oxidoreductase, whose translation MNAFKDRVVLVTGGGTGIGRATALAFAKQGAHVAIAGRTVSFCAETAKMILDAGGIGFAVACDVGSENDVMNLMDDVERRLGVVDIAFLNAGVGTASAIVDQDIDAFEAVMRTNCTGLMLCMKHLLRPMYERRSGCIVNNLSVHAHRTILEGTGAYTASKHAALALTKAAAVEAAPYGVRVNAVSPGPISTEMLARSSAVSGGLEGWAERLPMKRVGEPNDVAQAVLWLSSPQASFLTGAVVPVDGGFLAL comes from the coding sequence ATGAACGCTTTCAAGGACAGGGTGGTGCTGGTCACTGGCGGAGGGACGGGCATCGGGAGGGCGACGGCGCTTGCTTTCGCCAAGCAAGGCGCCCACGTGGCCATCGCTGGCCGCACGGTGTCTTTTTGCGCTGAGACCGCCAAGATGATTCTGGACGCCGGCGGCATCGGCTTCGCGGTGGCCTGCGATGTCGGCAGCGAGAACGACGTGATGAACCTGATGGACGATGTCGAGCGCCGCCTTGGTGTCGTGGACATCGCATTCCTCAATGCGGGCGTTGGAACAGCCTCGGCCATCGTCGACCAAGACATCGACGCGTTTGAAGCGGTCATGCGCACCAATTGCACAGGGCTCATGCTGTGCATGAAACATCTGCTCAGACCGATGTACGAGCGGCGTTCGGGCTGCATCGTCAACAACCTTTCCGTACACGCCCATCGCACGATCCTGGAAGGAACGGGCGCGTACACCGCTTCCAAGCATGCAGCGCTTGCGCTGACCAAGGCCGCCGCAGTCGAGGCGGCGCCTTATGGTGTGCGCGTGAATGCCGTGTCCCCTGGGCCGATTTCCACGGAGATGCTGGCCCGCTCCAGCGCTGTCTCCGGCGGTCTGGAGGGATGGGCCGAGCGGCTGCCCATGAAGCGCGTGGGTGAGCCGAATGACGTGGCGCAAGCCGTACTTTGGCTCAGCAGTCCCCAGGCCTCTTTTTTGACGGGCGCGGTGGTTCCCGTAGACGGCGGCTTTCTCGCACTTTGA
- a CDS encoding LysR substrate-binding domain-containing protein, producing MRSFNKAADELNISHSSVSHRIRELERLLGNSLFTRTTRSVAMTPEGEHLHQQMKDALDTLEEAFSGFTQERSVIRISVLPSFARFRLVPALTEFQRVHPAVSIEVSPTTCKVDVDQGEADIAIRFAKARPQAHHCEPLLEDEWFPVAAPAYLKRCDAPSVQDLFKRAVFLSHSRQPWEPWLKKAGIQISPAQRTLTYSDTGFMLDAALNLQGIALGRRSLVKGLLQNGSLVRVSDIAIPAEQAYFLLASERALISRHGSTVIHWIRALVQDG from the coding sequence ATGCGCAGCTTCAACAAAGCGGCAGACGAGCTGAATATTTCCCACAGTTCCGTCAGCCACCGGATTCGTGAACTGGAACGACTGCTGGGCAATAGCCTGTTCACACGGACGACCCGTTCGGTCGCGATGACCCCCGAAGGCGAGCATTTGCACCAGCAGATGAAAGACGCGTTGGACACGCTGGAAGAGGCCTTTTCCGGCTTCACGCAGGAGCGCAGCGTGATCCGAATCAGCGTGTTGCCTTCTTTTGCACGCTTTCGGCTGGTTCCAGCGCTCACCGAATTCCAGCGCGTGCACCCTGCCGTCTCCATCGAGGTGTCGCCGACCACATGCAAGGTGGACGTCGATCAGGGAGAGGCAGACATTGCCATCCGGTTCGCCAAAGCACGGCCCCAGGCCCACCATTGCGAACCGCTGCTGGAGGACGAGTGGTTTCCGGTGGCTGCACCGGCCTATCTGAAACGTTGCGATGCGCCCAGTGTCCAGGACCTGTTCAAACGCGCGGTGTTCCTGTCCCATAGCAGGCAGCCCTGGGAACCCTGGCTCAAGAAGGCCGGCATACAGATCTCGCCGGCGCAGCGCACGCTGACCTATTCCGACACGGGCTTCATGCTGGATGCAGCCCTCAATCTGCAAGGGATCGCACTGGGTCGGCGTTCTCTGGTGAAAGGCCTTCTTCAAAACGGCAGTCTGGTGCGGGTTTCCGACATCGCCATTCCGGCGGAGCAAGCTTATTTCTTGCTCGCATCGGAGCGGGCCCTGATCTCTCGCCACGGCAGCACGGTGATCCATTGGATCCGCGCATTGGTGCAAGATGGCTAA
- a CDS encoding ROK family protein, whose protein sequence is MKLRMRATASNARIKWMGGIFRMDADKENSKERFHIGIDLGGTKIEGIVLDHQYRECRRIRMETRASDGYLPVLQRIIEMHSQLAAVVLGEEATLGICTPGSISKTTGLLKNCNATELNGHPLQADLRQRLGRPFAMENDANCFAMAEALQGAGSGHGCVLGLVLGTGVGAGIVVDGRVWSGRHGIAGEWGHMSIDPGGPACYCGRQGCVERYLSGTALEASYRQSTGQSADVARVVEMARHGDGAAVELLDRFLSQFAGAVANVVAVLDPDVIVIGGGLASMDELYEEGALRLQRMVFNDDFHTPVLRNRLGNSAGVIGAAMVGV, encoded by the coding sequence TTGAAGCTGCGCATGCGTGCCACAGCGTCGAACGCAAGAATCAAATGGATGGGGGGTATCTTTCGCATGGACGCGGATAAGGAAAATTCGAAGGAAAGATTCCATATCGGGATCGATCTGGGCGGGACGAAAATCGAAGGCATCGTACTCGACCATCAATATCGAGAATGCCGGCGAATCCGAATGGAGACCCGGGCCAGCGACGGCTATCTTCCAGTTTTGCAGCGCATTATCGAAATGCATTCCCAACTGGCTGCTGTGGTTTTGGGTGAAGAAGCGACATTGGGAATCTGCACCCCGGGGTCCATTTCGAAAACCACCGGCTTGCTGAAAAATTGCAATGCAACCGAGTTGAACGGCCATCCTCTGCAGGCGGATCTGCGCCAGCGGCTGGGCCGCCCATTCGCCATGGAAAACGATGCCAACTGCTTTGCGATGGCCGAAGCCCTCCAAGGCGCAGGCAGCGGGCACGGCTGCGTGCTCGGGCTCGTGCTCGGCACGGGGGTGGGGGCGGGCATCGTGGTCGATGGTCGCGTGTGGAGCGGGCGCCATGGCATCGCCGGAGAATGGGGCCATATGTCCATCGATCCGGGCGGGCCTGCCTGCTATTGCGGCCGCCAAGGATGCGTCGAGCGCTATCTGAGCGGAACTGCGCTGGAGGCCAGCTACCGGCAGTCCACCGGCCAGTCTGCCGATGTCGCCCGCGTCGTTGAAATGGCGCGCCATGGCGATGGCGCAGCCGTCGAATTGCTGGACCGATTTCTCAGCCAATTTGCCGGCGCGGTCGCCAACGTGGTCGCCGTGCTGGACCCGGATGTGATCGTCATCGGCGGTGGGCTTGCCAGCATGGATGAACTGTATGAAGAGGGGGCTCTTCGGCTGCAGCGCATGGTCTTCAACGATGACTTCCACACCCCCGTGCTGCGCAACAGGCTGGGCAATTCGGCTGGTGTGATCGGCGCTGCCATGGTCGGGGTTTGA